The genomic segment gggaggctgagatttcGTAATTAGGATCTTCAAAATCCTCCCTCTATTTTTAGGACTCACGCTCATTCAGTCCTTTACAGAATCAGAACCTGTCAGCTAAGGCCATTGAGACTGAAGGGTGAGATCCTTTCCCTGCTCGCCTTTAGAAAGCAGATTAAGGGTAAACTGGAGGAGTGACTCCAGATTGGATGGAAATACACTTGgccatgcatatgtatatatgcggATGCTGGGATGGggtgagggggagagaggggggcTCCTTCACACACTGAACTGCAAGGGGCCCTGCTTTGCCCCCCTGAGATACAGACCCAGAGCTTCCAACCCACCTCAGCTGTACTCTCTCGAGCTGGCCCCAAGACCACTTCATTTGGCTTCAGTGTGTGTGAGAAGGCGAGAAGGCTTGAAAAATTTCCTCCAAATGTCCCTCTTCTCAATCACGCACTCATGTATACATCAACATCTCCACCAAGAGCGATCAAATCCCACACTCAAATCTGTCCACCCAAGATGCGCCTAAATATAGACACCATCCTAAAACAAACACATCCTGGGCAAGTCAGAATCCTGACTTGAGTCAAAATGAGGAGGTTGGGCGATCCTGGCCCCTCCAGCCCAAAGACCTGGGTGGAACAAGCCGTGGGTGGTGAGAAAAGGATAGAAGGTGAACCCACTGGTTGCAGCTCCCCGCCACCTCCTCCAACAAACAGAGGACCCCTCTGGCATGAGAGGATTTGTTGTTTTTATGTTGCGGTGCTCTTGGGAGGCCTGCTTGCTCCCACACACTCCCCAGACATTTGATCCTATTATATAAAGCTACAGCCTTTTAATCTCTAAAAATAACCAAACAGAGGTAAATACGGTATTCCTTACCAAGAGTATTTATCTCCTAAATGCTTTCGGCAAAGCTGATCACTCCCTGGGCAAAGAACACAATCCGACGTCATTGTCATTCAAGTGGAGAGAAACGGGTCACAAGTGATTCTGCTTCATTTTCCAGCATAGAGTGAGTCTAGGAGATCCTgtgaaatcccagggactcactCAACTTGGCCCTTCCACAGCGGGAAGAATTTTCCTCCTCTAATTTCACCTGATCCTGCCGgactatttattaaaaatgtatattttatatcagCACAGGGTATCAAGTAACTTCTTGGCAAGAGTGGCCGCATTTTCAAAACCTATTAAGATTCTTTGTGGAAATTTAAATACTTCTGTCAGGCAAACAAAATCACATCAGGAATCATAGAATTTCATTGCTAGAAAGAGAAATTAGATTAACCAACTCTCACAGCTTTCCTAgaaatctcaataaactagagGTACATTTCAACAGTTCCTTATTTCCGGTCAGAAGGGGCCTCACAAGAAATCTAAATGAATTTATATCAAAGAAAGCTTTACTTGAGGAAAGCccttcaatatacaaaaattgcatatatatatgaatatataaatatagtttgCATATTAGAAAGCAATGGCTATTCAAAATCAAAACAGTCAGGAAAACTCAGTGGTAGAAAACCATGACAAGTTCAACACTGCCAGGCTTCAGCCCCCTTAAAACATCCTTGTCCTTTATTAATATTTAGTGGAAATGTATGATTGCAGATGTGTGTTAGGTTGGGGTTTTATATCGGGAGGAGGGCAAAGTAGACAGGTTTATTACAGCCATGAAATATTAAACAAGCACCAAGGAACAGTAGTTTGATGTCCTGGGATATCCAGGGAGCAGCCAGACCCAAACGTCAGCTGCACAAAGGCGACCCTATCTGTTTACATTATCCTTTATTAACACCTGCGAAGTTTTGGGTTACATCTTCCGGAGGCGCCAAAGTCACATGAAGGCATGCAACTTGTGCTGGGTAATTTCACAGAGAAACAGGACTGCAAAGCTCTCTGCCTTCCCCCAGACAAGTCCGAAGGAGCCTGAAAAATTCTCTCAGGAAAACAGTGCTTTGCTCTGAGGCTAGGACCTACCCGGCCCCCACCTGCCCCAAGTCTGCCCCAGGTCTACAGAAATCTTGCCTGCCTAGGATTGCACAGTGCTGCTACCGTGTTTTGACTACTGCACTGAGAGAAGCAAGAAATTCCAAAATTTTCTCTGGCATCACTGTCAAACGATCATACTTCCAAAAAGGGCAGGATTGCATGCAGGGTGTGTACCGAGACCGCTCCCATTTCAATGTATGTGAAAGAGTACTTCAAGGCTGCCCTGGGTTTCAAGATAGAGCTACCAGGAGAAAGGAGGTTTGGCAAGGCTAGATGTATTACAGAACACAGTTAATTCAACTTTTGAAAACTGTAAagggcagaaggagagaaaaCGTCCTTTTTCCAGCTGAATATGCTTTATGTATCATCTCTCATTATCGCTCCTTCGCTGTGTTGAAATTCTTCCATGGCCACACACCTATTTCAAAGATAGGTGGATGATTGTGCAAACCCTTCAAATTCATGGAATTCTCACCAATTCTACTGATGTTTGAATAGGCCCAAACTCaggctgggttttgttttgttttttcctttccatgacctcgcccctcccccaccgcaaCTTCGTACACACAGAGCCTCAAGAGCAGAGGTTAAGTTGCATTATATAAAAGTTGTTGGGTGGGTTGATTAAGAAGTCAAGAGAAGCGCAATCTGGAGAGACTAGCTAGATTTCCTGGTTTAAAAAGTCATCCTCCCAAGTGATGCTGGCCTAGACTTCAGGAGAAAGACAACTTCCCAGTCAAGTTCCCTCCCCTCCAAAGGACATAAGACAATCTGGGCACGTCCCAGTGGCTGCATGCCTTGTGCTGTTCTGAAGACTTATTCGTTCCCTCCAATCCGAGCACGGATCATTTTGTTAAATACCGACTAGTATTTTGTCATTGGAGCGAAGAATTTCAGAAACGGTGTTAATATTTAATCACATTAGTACTGGCATGTTTTACGGCgtgacaaaataaaatatcattacaAAAATGGGCTTTGCCTGCAAGGGGGGtatagggaaaaaaaatgcttGCCGGGGCTAGTACCTAGAGAAGGTCTATTCGAAGCCATTGGACACCACTGCTCAAGGCCAATGGGACCAGGAGCATGTTTTTTAAGGAAATGCAGAAcgttttgctttaatttttttttctgactctatTTCTAAGTGGCACACTTCACTCTGATTTTCAGCCAGAGGACTCAGGGGCCTGTAGAAAGCTCTGTGTACCCATTTAAACAACGTGTGCAGATGGAACTGCAGGGTGTTATCATAATGAAAAGTTTAATCATCCTTATTTACTACCAGCGAGGGAGCAGGATTCAGATGTGGATACCTTATAAAGCCTTAACTAGCAACCCCAAGGCTACGGAAGCTTTGAGTGACCTCAATTCGCTGCTGTATCGAGGAAACTGTCCTTCCCACACCACACAGTAGAAAACAAAGGAGGTCAAGTGGGTGTCCCTACTGGTGCTTATAAAACAGCCAGCCCTGCTGGTCCCTGATGGAAGTCCCTATCGTCCCGCGTGCAGGGGAGGTCTTCCTTGAGCTTACAGGGGAAATCAACCCAAAAGTGACTagcatctgtttccaaaaaaatattttcattcatctgACTGTGATGATGACATAAACAAAACACTTCTTTGGTGACATTTCTTCATTCACAGCCTGCATCTTCGTCTCTAAAGGAAGGACTGGAAAGTGGATGGAGAGAGACATCTAAAAATCTCAGTAAAACGGCCCTGTCCACCTAGTCTTCTAAGGCCCTTTAAAAGACTTGAAGGTGAAGTGCTACTGTTTTTCTCTCAATGAATTCTTTATATCagggtgtttttttaaaaaacttttctcaCCTCATTTTGGTCAGTATGTTCTTAATTacttggggaggagggaggatcaggaggggaagggggaggggcgccaggccaggccaggccaggccaggtagAAGTGACAGGGGCTGAGATTTGTGCTAACCAGCTATCGATCCAGCCAGATCGAGATGTTGCGTACAAGAAAATAAAGGGGTGGGGGAAGCCAGCAGGCTGCCATGTCCAACTCCATTTTAAAAAgggggggaaggggagaagaagcTGAGGGTCCCAAACTAACCAATTTATGGCCTTGCCTGGGAGAAGCCTGGAGAATGCTGATGCTGGCCGCAGTGTCTGCTGTGCATGCTAAACACCCGGCTTCAAATGAGAGTGCGTCCCGGGCGTCCCGGGCTGGGCAGTAACCGCggaacaaagagaaaaagcagagagGCCGCATTCATGAATTAGAAAACCTAAGGGGGAAAGCTACCCGGGATGGGCGCCTGGAAAGCCCCAAGTTCTGAACCACCCAACTCCCAGTCcactcccctttcctctcctcttgccTCTTCCAGCCCCCCTGCCATTCTCCTAAAATCTACCCTCACCTTTAATCCGGAGTCAAGACAGGGCAGGAAGTGGGGAGGATGAGGgaaaagaaggcagaggaggaaagaACTGTAAAAGAGGGCAAGAATGGAATTGAGGGGGGACacgtttttaaagacagggttaaATTGCCAGCCACTGGTTCCATGGTGCTTGTCTAGGGAAACCAAGGGAATTCAACTATAGGTACCTGATATTAAGAAGTCATTAGAGATATGTAGatacatagagacacacacatatctatatacacacctatatatatatacacacacacacacactttatatatatttatatatatatatacattttaaagctccattcaaataaaataaatatctacagCAGCCCAGTCATCCTTAGGTTAGAAAGAACTGTTATTACTTTAACTGGAAAGGCCTCCAGGCCTGGTAGGGAGGGGTGTTTAGAATGCAAACGAAAGCTGGGACCGGACATCTGTCACCAAAGCCAAGCGAGATATTGACAAACCCAGATCCTTTGTGTCTTAAGAATCTATATCCATATCCGCATACACAAATGATGTCCTGACTGAGTGGTCTGGTCTCTGCCAAGCCAACGCCACCCCAGCacaccccctccccagccccaccaaATGTCAAGGAGATGCGCCCTGAAAAGGTTCCccgcctcctcccacccccacaggtCTCCGTTTTTCAATGAAACTCTAATAGTTAAGAAGAGACAAAATAACTATTCATTAGGAACAAATGTCAAATTAGGCGTTGCCTCTGAGTGATGCCGCCAACACCAGGgctggtaacttttttttctaaagatgctGGCACCTAAAAGAACTAGAGCTAGAGGCTGGCTAACCAGGAAAAGGTGGGAGGCATTCACACAACTTCCCAAGTGTCCTGCCGGGGAGGCCTGCACACAGCTTCTaaaagtggaagcagcctgaatgttgggggtggggaggggtcttGGTGTGAAAGGGAAAGGGCAACTCAGCTAAAactgggggtgtgggggaggcTCAGTGGGGTACTCTACAAGATTCCCAAAGGACTGCCAACTTCGTTTTTACCACCCTGTGGCACTAGAATCTACCTGGCAGCATGTGGGGGGCTTAGAGGGGGTGGAATCTGTCCTCACAGCCCTTGGTGTAAGCAAAGGTGTGAAAACCAACTCTGATTGGGGATAAGGAGGGCCAGTGCCCTACAAACCTCAAGGGACCCCAAGAGGCGGAGGCTAAGGCCTGTACTGGGGATGGGGCGGGTCACCCGGGAAGTAAGAGGAAAACGGGTGCGCATATACCTTCTTTGCTGTTGGGGTTCTGGGGTTTGGCCTTCTCCCAGGGCGCCAATGCCTTGTCGTCGTCTGCGCTGTCCACCAGGGCTTTGTCAGCGGGCATGTACCAGGCAGCGCTGTGCTCTGCCATCAGCGAGTCCAGGTCGATGGTGCTCATGGCGCTCTTGACCGCCTCGGAGCAGCAGCTGCCCAGCTCGCTGTCGCCATTCTGCGCCCCTGAGGCCCCGACGGCGCACTCACCCTTCTTGCCACCCTTCAGGCCCAGAGGCTGGTCCTCGGAGATGCTGAACTGCTGCCTCTGTAGCTGGATCTGCGCCTGAAGGATCTCCAGGGGGTGGATCTCGTCGGGTGGCGGGGCGCCACTGCTGCTCGTCGGGGTGCGGACCTGCTCGAGGCTCGGCGTGCCCGGATGGCCCGGGCCCCCACCGCCGCCGTAGCTGTCAGGGGTCGAGGTAGAGTTAGACATGATGCCCAGGCCGAGCGCGGGCGGGGGCGCCTTCGGTCCGTGCTCCCCGGCGCCTACCCCACGGGGAGGGAGTTTGGGCGAGCCCGTCACCAGGGGACTTCTGCTCGCCTTAACGAGTGCTGGGGGGTTGTCAGAGCTGGACGACACCTCGTCCTCATTGGCGTAGCTGGTGCTCACCTCGTCCGAGGCGAACTCACCCACGTGCGGCGAACTACCTTCCGACTTGGCCCCGCCGTCCAGGGATGCCATGAGGTCCGGTTGATCCCCCAAGAGCAACTCAGCCCCTTTCCCCCACGACGGCGACGTGAGCGCCTTTTCGTGGGGCGTCGGTGCCCCGCGCGTCTCGCCCGCGGAGCTGCCCCCGACGGCTGCGCCTGACGCTTGCTGCTGCCCTGGGCTCACCCCAGGTGCGCCCCCGCTGTCCGGAGCCGCAGAGTACTTGTCAAAGAAGGTGCCAGGGCTCACGTGACCACTGTCCCTTTTTCTGCGACCCCGTCCTCGGCCGCCGCCCCCGGGGACCGACTTGCCGTCATTCCCCGACGTGGATTCCAGGGTGTAGTTGGGGGAGAGGCTGGTGCCGTCCCCCTGGGCGGGCGGGTTGGGCGGCCCTGAGGCTTTGGAGCCGCTGCCACCCGTTCCGGACGGGCCTCCGGGTCCTGGGGCCCCAGGAGCAGTCCCTCCTGGGAAGTAATCCGACCCCGGGTTGCCGGCCACTGCTGTGCCGTCGGTCTCGTTCTGGCTCAGTTTCCTCTTGCCCTCGGGCGGGTTCTTCTTGTTGAAGGTCACGTTGAGGTTGGGGGCCCCGAGGCTGGCGATCATGTTCTGGCAAGCGGTGGAGAGCGCAGCCAGGCAGCTCTGGCCAAACAGGTTGTCCTTGGAGCTGGGCTTGTTGAAGGAGCCCAGCGAGAGCGCACCCAGTTTACTGGCCGAGGTGCGCTGGCTCGGCTGGAAATCAGGCTGCGGCGGGTAAGCACCCCCGCCACTGCCGCCACCGGAGCTGCCACCGCCCCCTCCCGCGCTGGGGGGCGAGTTTACGCCTGGACCGCTGTGCGGCGTGGCCTGCCGGCTCGCCGCTCCAAACGGAAAGCCTTGCTGGCCCCCGAGCGCAGACGTAGAGAAGTCCGGCGGTGGGGGCCGGCGCTCGGAAGCAGCGCTGGGGAGCCCCACGCCGGCCCCGGGGGACTGCAGCTGACCCAGGCCGCCCAGGCTCCCCCCGAACTGCAGGCCCGGTGAGGGCAGCGCGGGCACGTGGCCCTCTCCGGGCATCCTCATCGGATCCTGCAGAGGGCCCCGGAATAGCACCCCTGAGCCAGGCGGAGGAGGGGGCGCCAGGCTGGGGTCGTGCGGGCCACAGTCAGCGGGCAGGCCCGAGCCGCCCATCCTACGGGGCAGCAGGTCTCCGGGCGGCGGGTGCGGACCTGAGAACCACGCGCTCTCTTGTGCCAAATGCGGCGCCTGCTGCTCGAAGGTGCCCAGACGCCCGGCGCCCGTGCTGCCGCCTTCGCGCTCGAAGTTCGGCTGAGCCAAGCCGCCCACCGGGCCGCCGTGCACCAGGCCGCCCTGGCCCACGTCCCCAGGGTGGCCTAGCTGAGCCAGGTTGGGCTGGCGCAGCCGCTGCTGCTGGTTCCGCGACGCCATCTGCTTAATCATGAGGGCCGCGTTTTGgcgctgctgctgttgctgctgctgttgctgttgctgctgctgctgctgctgctgctgttgctgctgctgctgctgcacgGACTGGTGGTCCGGGGTCGGATGCTGCAGGGGCGGCCCGGAAGGGAAGCTGTCGGGCACAGGCGGTGTGAACTCGCCGGGTAGGCCTGGGTAGGCGGAAGGGGAGAGGTGGTTGTCCAGAGCACCGTTGTGCATGCTGCCGTTCCACGAAGCGCAGCGGTCCACTCCCGCGCTGCCCGGGAAGTCGAAGCGCGGCCTCTTGGCCACGTTCATGTAGGGGGGCGCGTCGAAATGCTGCAGCCGCTGGTTGGGCGCCTGCTGCGGAGGAGGATGCTGCATGTTGAAAACGGGCTCGGAATAAGGGTGCATGCTCCTGTTCTCCAGCCGGTGGATGGGGTATTCGAACTGCGCGTGCTGGCTGGGCAGCATAGGGCCTCCGTCCTGCAGGCCGCCGCCGCTGGGCGTGCCCGCCTCGCCCTGCTGGGGCCGCGGGAGCGCAGGCGGGCACGAATTTTGTCGGACTAGAAGCCCgggtggcggcggcggctgctGTTGTGGCGGCTGCTGCGGGGGCTGCTGCTGAGGGGGTggcggggcctgttggggaggcTGCATTAACGGGTGCCTGGAGCCCACTGAGGGCTCCAGACCCACAGGCATCTTTCTGGCCCCACCGAACCTCTCAAAGAACACACcatgctgctgttgctgctgctgctgctgctgctgctgctggggcgGCTGCTGCtgcggctgcggctgcggctgcTGCTGTGGTGGCTGGGCATGCATTTTGGACAAGCCCACCATGCCCGCAGCTCTGGGCATGGCCGAGGCGCCCGGGAAAGCGCCCCCGGGAACCTGGCGACCCGCTGCATAATGAGGCAGCTGCCCTTCCGAGTCAGAGGGCGAAAACATGTCAAAATGTCCCGAGGGCGCCTCGCCCGGGTAATTGTATTCCAGCGAGTCGACGGCTCCTGGGTTCGCCACCCTCCGGGGCTCCAGACTGTGGGAATCGGAGCCGCTGGAGGAGGGCAGACCGTGAAAGGAGGCGGCTCGGTTAGGGCTCTGGTCCAGCGGCAGGCATGGGGCCGGCACGGCGTGGCCGGAGGCACCCGAACTGTGGAAGTCCGGGAGGTTCCCCGGTCGCTGGGGGCCGAAGCTCTCAGGCCCCTGGCTCTCCGCCATGTGCTCATAACCCTCGGCGAAGGGCGGCTGGCTGCCCAGGCCGCCGGCTGCGCCGCCGTAGCCCAGCAGGCGACCCCCGTGCAGACATGAGGCTCCCGGGTCCGGGCCGCCGAAGTTGCCCCCAAAGTGGGGGTGATGCTGGTGGGGATGGTGACTTCCCGGGTGGCCGTGGTGAGGCTGCTGGCCGCCAAAGAAGCCGTGCACAGGCTGCGCCTGCAGCCCCCCTGCGTGCAACTCCGAGTGGCCGCGCGCGTGGAAGCCGTAGGGCTCCATGTTCATGCCCAAGATCGGGGGCTCGCCCAGCGCGCTCAAGGCAGGATCCACAGGGCCAGGGGGCCCCCCCGTGTGGAAAGCCGGGGCCTTAAAGTGGGTGTTCATGGTCAGTCCGGTCTCGTTAAAGTTCCTTTCGCCCTGGCCAGCGTTCCTGCTGTTGATCTGGGGCTCGAATTGGTCCAGCCCAAACATACTTGGCGGGGGGCAGAGGGGATCAATAGGGCATGACAGCCTGCTCTCCGCGGTGCGCCTCCGGCCAGCTACTCGTTCCAGCCCAGGATTGGGCGCTCCGCGACGCTCAGCACCGCGGGGGCTCAACGTGCACCTCCACCTCGCCTGATATGAGGgacttgggggtggggggggtggatCAGCTCCTCTCCCGAAGCTCGGGCTCTGCCCGGGGAGGGCCTCTCACATCTTACGAGGCCGCGCGGCCTCTAGGAGCCGTGTTGGGGGTCCCATGCCCCGGGCGGTTGTCACAGCCGCGGGTAGGTCTGCGGGGAGGTGACGAAGCCGCGGATGAACAGAGACAAAAAGTTAAgtggggggaaaggggaaggaagggggatgGGAGAGCAGAGCGATCACCTTCTCAAGTCCGACTGGGTCTGTTGGGGAGCCCCAGGACGCCGCCCGCAGCCTCCCGGAGTCCGTGGCAGAGCTGCtaagggcaggggagggagaccCTTCAAAGCCGCGGCTAGCGCCGGGCACCGACAGAGCGg from the Callithrix jacchus isolate 240 chromosome 1, calJac240_pri, whole genome shotgun sequence genome contains:
- the MN1 gene encoding transcriptional activator MN1 isoform X1; this translates as MFGLDQFEPQINSRNAGQGERNFNETGLTMNTHFKAPAFHTGGPPGPVDPALSALGEPPILGMNMEPYGFHARGHSELHAGGLQAQPVHGFFGGQQPHHGHPGSHHPHQHHPHFGGNFGGPDPGASCLHGGRLLGYGGAAGGLGSQPPFAEGYEHMAESQGPESFGPQRPGNLPDFHSSGASGHAVPAPCLPLDQSPNRAASFHGLPSSSGSDSHSLEPRRVANPGAVDSLEYNYPGEAPSGHFDMFSPSDSEGQLPHYAAGRQVPGGAFPGASAMPRAAGMVGLSKMHAQPPQQQPQPQPQQQPPQQQQQQQQQQQQHGVFFERFGGARKMPVGLEPSVGSRHPLMQPPQQAPPPPQQQPPQQPPQQQPPPPPGLLVRQNSCPPALPRPQQGEAGTPSGGGLQDGGPMLPSQHAQFEYPIHRLENRSMHPYSEPVFNMQHPPPQQAPNQRLQHFDAPPYMNVAKRPRFDFPGSAGVDRCASWNGSMHNGALDNHLSPSAYPGLPGEFTPPVPDSFPSGPPLQHPTPDHQSVQQQQQQQQQQQQQQQQQQQQQQQQRQNAALMIKQMASRNQQQRLRQPNLAQLGHPGDVGQGGLVHGGPVGGLAQPNFEREGGSTGAGRLGTFEQQAPHLAQESAWFSGPHPPPGDLLPRRMGGSGLPADCGPHDPSLAPPPPPGSGVLFRGPLQDPMRMPGEGHVPALPSPGLQFGGSLGGLGQLQSPGAGVGLPSAASERRPPPPDFSTSALGGQQGFPFGAASRQATPHSGPGVNSPPSAGGGGGSSGGGSGGGAYPPQPDFQPSQRTSASKLGALSLGSFNKPSSKDNLFGQSCLAALSTACQNMIASLGAPNLNVTFNKKNPPEGKRKLSQNETDGTAVAGNPGSDYFPGGTAPGAPGPGGPSGTGGSGSKASGPPNPPAQGDGTSLSPNYTLESTSGNDGKSVPGGGGRGRGRRKRDSGHVSPGTFFDKYSAAPDSGGAPGVSPGQQQASGAAVGGSSAGETRGAPTPHEKALTSPSWGKGAELLLGDQPDLMASLDGGAKSEGSSPHVGEFASDEVSTSYANEDEVSSSSDNPPALVKASRSPLVTGSPKLPPRGVGAGEHGPKAPPPALGLGIMSNSTSTPDSYGGGGGPGHPGTPSLEQVRTPTSSSGAPPPDEIHPLEILQAQIQLQRQQFSISEDQPLGLKGGKKGECAVGASGAQNGDSELGSCCSEAVKSAMSTIDLDSLMAEHSAAWYMPADKALVDSADDDKALAPWEKAKPQNPNSKEGVGQRQDTGSARVPGATEEAGDYQLQEGGLLGMKIAATLQDASGFGCELINWPSGWSMDGGGPAGRGMELEGEPALHQA
- the MN1 gene encoding transcriptional activator MN1 isoform X2, translated to MFGLDQFEPQINSRNAGQGERNFNETGLTMNTHFKAPAFHTGGPPGPVDPALSALGEPPILGMNMEPYGFHARGHSELHAGGLQAQPVHGFFGGQQPHHGHPGSHHPHQHHPHFGGNFGGPDPGASCLHGGRLLGYGGAAGGLGSQPPFAEGYEHMAESQGPESFGPQRPGNLPDFHSSGASGHAVPAPCLPLDQSPNRAASFHGLPSSSGSDSHSLEPRRVANPGAVDSLEYNYPGEAPSGHFDMFSPSDSEGQLPHYAAGRQVPGGAFPGASAMPRAAGMVGLSKMHAQPPQQQPQPQPQQQPPQQQQQQQQQQQQHGVFFERFGGARKMPVGLEPSVGSRHPLMQPPQQAPPPPQQQPPQQPPQQQPPPPPGLLVRQNSCPPALPRPQQGEAGTPSGGGLQDGGPMLPSQHAQFEYPIHRLENRSMHPYSEPVFNMQHPPPQQAPNQRLQHFDAPPYMNVAKRPRFDFPGSAGVDRCASWNGSMHNGALDNHLSPSAYPGLPGEFTPPVPDSFPSGPPLQHPTPDHQSVQQQQQQQQQQQQQQQQQQQQQQQQRQNAALMIKQMASRNQQQRLRQPNLAQLGHPGDVGQGGLVHGGPVGGLAQPNFEREGGSTGAGRLGTFEQQAPHLAQESAWFSGPHPPPGDLLPRRMGGSGLPADCGPHDPSLAPPPPPGSGVLFRGPLQDPMRMPGEGHVPALPSPGLQFGGSLGGLGQLQSPGAGVGLPSAASERRPPPPDFSTSALGGQQGFPFGAASRQATPHSGPGVNSPPSAGGGGGSSGGGSGGGAYPPQPDFQPSQRTSASKLGALSLGSFNKPSSKDNLFGQSCLAALSTACQNMIASLGAPNLNVTFNKKNPPEGKRKLSQNETDGTAVAGNPGSDYFPGGTAPGAPGPGGPSGTGGSGSKASGPPNPPAQGDGTSLSPNYTLESTSGNDGKSVPGGGGRGRGRRKRDSGHVSPGTFFDKYSAAPDSGGAPGVSPGQQQASGAAVGGSSAGETRGAPTPHEKALTSPSWGKGAELLLGDQPDLMASLDGGAKSEGSSPHVGEFASDEVSTSYANEDEVSSSSDNPPALVKASRSPLVTGSPKLPPRGVGAGEHGPKAPPPALGLGIMSNSTSTPDSYGGGGGPGHPGTPSLEQVRTPTSSSGAPPPDEIHPLEILQAQIQLQRQQFSISEDQPLGLKGGKKGECAVGASGAQNGDSELGSCCSEAVKSAMSTIDLDSLMAEHSAAWYMPADKALVDSADDDKALAPWEKAKPQNPNSKEAHDLPANKASATQPGSHLQCLSVHCTDDVGDAKARASVPTWRSLHSDISNRFGTFVAALT